Proteins from a genomic interval of Rubinisphaera italica:
- a CDS encoding CoA-binding protein, with protein sequence MKKRQTVAILGASQNRSKYGNKSVRAHLSEGYEVFPINPKADQIEGLTSYASLSEVPAEQLDRISVYLPPAIGLKLLPEIQAANAKEVWFNPGSENPELMEQARTMGINVIQACSIVDVGHMPGEFSE encoded by the coding sequence ATGAAAAAAAGACAGACCGTGGCAATTCTCGGAGCCAGTCAGAACAGAAGCAAATACGGAAACAAATCTGTCAGAGCGCATTTGTCCGAGGGGTACGAAGTTTTTCCGATCAATCCGAAAGCCGACCAGATCGAAGGTCTGACGAGTTATGCATCGCTCTCAGAAGTGCCTGCCGAACAACTGGATCGCATCAGTGTTTACCTCCCGCCGGCAATTGGATTGAAGTTACTGCCTGAAATTCAAGCTGCCAATGCGAAGGAAGTTTGGTTCAATCCCGGTAGCGAAAATCCGGAGCTGATGGAACAGGCACGTACGATGGGAATCAATGTGATTCAGGCCTGCAGCATTGTCGACGTCGGTCACATGCCTGGTGAGTTTTCAGAGTAG